A stretch of Besnoitia besnoiti strain Bb-Ger1 chromosome V, whole genome shotgun sequence DNA encodes these proteins:
- a CDS encoding hypothetical protein (encoded by transcript BESB_059570), producing MSAVLRPTDVLQGDQAQALPRHDKESQGPSADRFGSTPFFLYVFVSVIILLHAVAFVAWFIFFLRDLATNKTASIKTPGVKRVSDKKDPSASASEPFTKTTSAEGVPSTLYRDSLRQRKPNPSQSSVGSS from the coding sequence ATGAGTGCTGTACTCCGGCCAACTGACGTACTGCAGGGTGACCAGGCGCAAGCCTTGCCGCGACATGACAAAGAATCACAAGGTCCTAGCGCTGATCGATTCGGGTCTACGCCCTTTTTCCTCTACGTCTTCGTCTCGGTGATTATTCTTCTCCACGCTGTTGCGTTCGTTGCATGGTTTATTTTCTTCCTGAGAGACCTCGCAACCAACAAAACAGCATCTATCAAAACCCCTGGTGTCAAGCGGGTTTCCGACAAGAAGGACccgtccgcctctgcctcagaGCCTTTTACCAAAACAACTAGCGCCGAGGGCGTGCCCAGCACTCTTTACCGAGATTCTTTGAGACAGCGAAAGCCCAATCCCTCTCAGAGTTCTGTCGGATCCAGCTGA
- a CDS encoding hypothetical protein (encoded by transcript BESB_059610), whose protein sequence is MRHASCICCVVRSPIERNAAGTELRSTTEDSQKINFEVSAQPSAQTRTIARVCEALKRQAWRVSKLSEDEEDASEGEQPPVFFLLALPSCRDGRVAASEGEQKEHLESLRRAVTAACAGDSESPPPLSFEVLPFAVTPSLGGGKDESDAPSSTPAADTLERKNTTEPPSTAPQRVETTAARLSPSEYGAREEAATCAAAHACPAPKGNQKAEKREKIGKKVAQAAALCAVRRKLPRLREDCVALLQKTENLLQRHEEACGELLEVHFKHTLRWLGVGLWLALVIPGLLGIFLHRLLLHYEDVWQAKHRTQAVSHTAELSVDPEVSVTSKSPATPENTLQEILLSALGGALRLFDAANEATTSVATVLVFFALLYASMSAADLIRRIRHGRVERAVKEQQTLPPPLWLSLKDQATYLSEALWSCERMQQHAARAQRN, encoded by the exons ATGCGACACGCGAGTTGCAtctgctgcgtcgtccgcTCACCTATCGAGCGAAATGCCGCGGGAACCGAGCTCCGCTCAACCACAGAAGATTCTCAAAAAATCAACTTCGAGGTCTCTGCACA GCcgtcggcgcagacgcggacgatCGCACGCGTTTGCGAGGCGCTGAAGAGACAAGCCTGGAGGGTTTCGAAACTCTCAGAAGATGAGGAAGAcgccagcgaaggcgaacagCCGCCAGTGTTCTTCCTTCTGGCTCTTCCTTCTTGCCGCGACGGCCGTGTTGCCGCATCTGAGGGGGAGCAGAAGGAGCACCTGGAGAGCCTCAGACGCGCTGTcaccgctgcatgcgcaggcgacagcgaatCCCCGCCTCCGCTATCTTTCGAAGTCCTGCCGTTCGCGGTCACACCATCCCTCGGCGGTGGAAAAGACGAGTCTGACGCGCCAAGCTCCACGCCAGCTGCTGACACTCTAGAGAGAAAGAATACCACAGAGCCACCCTCCACAGCGCCTCAGCGCGTAGAGACAaccgccgctcgcctgtctcccaGCGAGTatggcgcgcgagaggaagcagccACTTGCGCCGCGGCTCACGCTTGCCCTGCCCCCAAGGGGAATCAAAAGGCggaaaaacgagaaaaaatCGGCAAAAAAGTCGCACAAGCAGCTGCCCTATGCGCCGTGCGGAGAAAGCTCCCTCGCCTCAGGGAGgactgcgtcgccctgctgcaaaaaacagaaaa TCTGTTGCAGCGGCACGAGGAGGCCTGCGGTGAGCTGCTGGAGGTTCATTTCAAGC ACACGCTTCGCTGGCTGGGTGTCGGCCTCTGGCTCGCCCTCGTTATTCCTGGTCTTCTCGGGATTTTCCTGCATCGCCTCCTTCTGCACTACGAGGACGTTTGGCAGGCGAAACACAGGACGCAGGCAGTCTCCCACACTGCGG AACTGAGCGTCGATCCCGAGGTCTCAGTTACCTCCAAGAGCCCCGCAACGCCAGAAAACACCCTCCAGGAAAT CCTCTTGTCGGCTCTTGGCGGTGCCCTGCGTCTGTTCGACGCCGCGAACGAGGCCACGACGTCGG TGGCGaccgtcctcgtcttcttcgccctgcTCTACGCCTCGATGAGTGCAGCCGATCTGATACGCCGCATTCGCCACGGCCGCGTCGAGCGAGCTGTCAAAGAGCAGCAgactctgcctccgcctctctggcTCTCCCTCAAG GATCAAGCAACCTACCTCTCCGAGGCACTCTGGAGctgcgagcgcatgcagcaacACGCCGCGAGGGCACAGAGAAATTAG
- a CDS encoding hypothetical protein (encoded by transcript BESB_059590): MATAAGHDLPLRGYSQPPPLQSGFVPQSASPARSDVPPASHSFAPSGGFASGFTLPAGGSAALALSENNAGEGPPLRSRTVRFAPKRQYRSYSPSNPAPLVGPDSFHGGSAALLSGFASEPAQFPNVPQGNFAGYHPQAASLSSRPFMNVSTAPAPSSAAPGYSMSGAARTPYAPSFPLASKSVSPSRQLMPSGTGLRAPQQIQSLGSMAPAGYSAVSAAAGPVAGFSRFSTAKSIPAGLQEMRASAQLPPQGSTFVSAGSSEPINASDSAAPGQFATVASSEALEHAPSRERSLMRGVTMDVGERQLKLQQDMKTLQERQRTLLAQQAKQLQQQQLRPPWLVPCGVTPNATRLATITVLPPKEGEAAGSSARSGSCPIFSRCAAGSRNRSGGSRAGRTRRIGVYVQPPASAASRGASAAADVQMAGEETGDAAACTSWLCGPEKTPSRPAGLPAGHRYSPGAAAAGGSANQPLVLKVNVVPPRAGASADAANPGVGGVTQAPAALNPAASAEDGGVDPRTRQLWEENEFLKQENAFLRAQLGRARADDMNRRFSEIESRRRADDDVRGHETLIQEQEEENRKLRRQIADLGAALYAATEDGDFRATTEALVQMLTDAHKEVASLKKAMRCEARSAHAAQTDIMNALKLVNRGGDVFATDPNDVTVGEAATDSLVSQGKRLVAQGQESVWTALSSMKDLVDQVFDRMKRLLTSTCTDEEKIQYLESLHLLVVGSLDGTLEAYDELAATCSKFDQLRAVVFDPKRNSPYCPCRPRRQVLEDDLKHLTRQNKEASEKLRQLRARVVKLEMENLKFYVKQADGVSEAESRLAASLSTNQLARELSSRSQSPFQRDARSGDRTFDETTSDGHERGRQAGRRKGKRESKTKLILRRRDIVPDCDSEDDVTSYQVTTAIKKLQNEIERLKDERQFDRTKDAEREQHLTRRITAGNRALAEMLNDQDRLLEQLLQMIDKRNHMYAAGAAAAAERAHRQALQEDLEQSRSLISQSSMALLEGQAPEPGAFNRLLTRLKSIKPVNMTDMTDEERELLQMAVNELTEHS, encoded by the exons ATGGCGACTGCTGCAGGGCACGACCTCCCCCTTCGTGGTTACTCTCAGCCCCCTCCCCTCCAGTCAG GTTTTGTGCCTCagtctgcctcgccggcgcgatCAGACgtgccgccggcctcgcacTCTTTCGCCCCTTCGGGAGGGTTCGCGTCGGGTTTCACGTTACCTGCTGGTGGGTCTGCAGCGCTGGCTTTGAGCGAAAACAACGCTGGAGAGGGAccgccgctgcggtcgcGAACGGTCCGCTTTGCGCCTAAGCGGCAGTACCGGAGCTATTCGCCGTCAAATCCCGCCCCCCTCGTGGGCCCAGACAGCTTTCACGGaggctcggcggcgctcctctCTGGGTTTGCTTCCGAACCAGCTCAATTTCCGAACGTGCCGCAGGGCAACTTCGCCGGCTACCACCCTCAAGCCGCCAGCCTCAGCTCACGCCCCTTTATGAATGTCAGTACGGCCCCCGCGCCAAGTTCTGCCGCGCCGGGTTACAGCATGAGTGGTGCTGCGAGAACTCCTTACGCGCCTTCCTTCCCCCTGGCCAGCAAAAGCGTATCGCCTTCCAGGCAACTGATGCCATCAGGAACGGGGCtcagggcgccgcagcagatcCAGTCTTTGGGGTCGATGGCGCCCGCCGGAtactctgctgtctctgcggccgccgggcCCGTTGCGGGGTTCTCGCGCTTTTCCACCGCGAAATCGATACCTGCAGGGTTGCAGGAGATGCGGGCGtcagcgcagctgcctccgcagggTTCGACTTTCGTGAGCGCGGGGTCCTCTGAGCCGATAAATGCAAGCGACAGCGCGGCTCCGGGGCAATTCGCGACTGTGGCCTCGTCTGAAGCGCTGGAGCACGCCCCGTCTCGGGAGCGATCTCTCATGCGGGGAGTCACCATGGACGTGGGCGAGAGGCAACTCAAGCTCCAGCAGGACATGAAGACCCtgcaggagagacagcgcacGCTGCTCGCTCAACAGGCCAAGCAGTTGCAGCAACAGCAATTGCGGCCTCCATGGCTCGTCCCCTGCGGGGTTACCCCCAATGCAACGCGCCTCGCAACGATCACGGTGCTGCCGCcgaaagaaggcgaggcagcgggaaGCAGCGCCAGAAGCGGCAGTTGCCCCATTTTCTCGCGATGTGCCGCGGGCTCACGCAACCGAAGCGGTGGTTCCCGCGCGGGTCGCACGCGCCGCATCGGGGTGTATGTGCAGCCGCCGGCCAGCGCAGCTAGccgaggcgcgtctgcggctgcggacgTGCAGATGGCGGGCGAAGAAAcgggagacgctgcagcgtgCACTAGCTGGCTGTGCGGACccgagaagacgccgagtcGGCCGGCTGGATTGCCCGCTGGCCACCGCTACAGTCCcggagctgcagctgcgggagGTTCTGCGAATCAGCCGCTCGTCCTCAAGGTCAACGTGGTGCCTCCAAGAGCTGGGgcgtccgcagacgcagcaaaTCCAGGAGTCGGGGGGGTGACACAGGCCCCCGCAGCGCTCAATCCCGCTGCAAGCGCGGAAGACGGAGGCGTCGACCCGCGTACGCGGCAACTCTGGGAGGAAAACGAGTTCTTGAAGCAAGAGAACGCCTTCCTCAGG GCTCAACTcggacgcgcccgcgccgacgaTATGAACCGGCGCTTCTCAGAAATTGAgtctcggcggcgggcggatGACGACGTGCGCGGCCACGAAACCCTCATTCAGGAacaagaggaggaaaaccgAAAGCTCCGCCGACAAATCGCGGACCTCGGCGCTGCGCTATACGCAGCCACGGAAGACGG AGACTTTCGTGCCACCACGGAGGCTCTCGTCCAGATGCTCACAGACGCACACAAGGAAGTGGCGAGTCTGAAGAAAGCGATGCGCTGTGAAGCGCGAAGCGCGCATGCTGCTCAGACTGACATCATGAACGCGCTGAAGCTTGTCAACCGAGGAGGAGATGTTTTTGCGACGGATCCGAACGACGTGACTGTCGGCGAAGCGGCCACAGACTCGTTAGTCAGTCAAGGcaagcgcctcgtcgcccag GGCCAGGAGAGTGTCTGGACGGCGCTGAGCTCCATGAAGGACCTCGTGGACCAAGTCTTCGACCGGATGAAGCGGCTGCTCACCAGCACCTGC ACGGATGAGGAGAAGATCCAGTACCTCGAAAGTCTCCACCTGTTGGTCGTCGGAAGCCTCGATGGG ACTCTCGAGGCTTACGACGAGTTGGCGGCCACATGCAGCAAATTCGACCAGCTCCGAGCAGTGGTTTTTGATCCAAAGCGAAACAGTCCATACTG CCcttgcaggccgcggcgccaggtGCTGGAAGACGATTTGAAGCACCTGACCCGTCAGAACAAGGAAGCCTCCGAGAAGcttcgccagctgcgcgcgcgtgtcgtcAAGCTTGAGATGGAGAATCTGAAGTTTTATGTCAAACAG GCCGATGGGGTCTCGGAAGCGGAGTCACGGCTCGCGGCATCGCTCTCCACTAATCAACTGGCACGCGAGTTGAGTTCTCGATCTCAGTCGCCCTTCCAGCGGGACGCTCGATCCGGCGACCGCACCTTCGACGAGACTACGTCAGATGGCCACGAACGAGGCCGGCAGGCGGGGCGGAGAAAGGGCAAACGCGAAAGCAAGACGAAGCTGATCCTGAGGCGACGTGATATCGTGCCTGACTGCGACTCCGAGGATGACGTCACGAGCTACCAAGTCACCACGGCT ATCAAGAAGCTGCAAAACGAGATCGAGCGCCTGAAAGAC GAACGGCAGTTCGACCGGACGAAggacgcagagcgagagcAACATCTCACGCGGCGCATCACAGCAGGAAACCGAGCTCTCGCGGAGATG TTGAACGACCAGGATCGCTTGTTGGAGCAGCTTCTGCAG ATGATTGACAAGAGGAACCACATGTATGCGgcaggagcagctgcggccgctgagcGCGCTCACCGTCAAGCCCTACAGGAAGACCTCGAACAAAGCAGGTCGCTGATAAGCCAGTCGTCAATG GCTCTGCTAGAGGGTCAGGCGCCGGAGCCAGGTGCTTTCAACCGGCTGCTCACGCGGCTGAAGAGTATCAAACCCGTCAACATGACTGACATGACAGATGAGGAACGAGAATTGCTGCAGATG GCGGTCAACGAGTTGACAGAGCATTCCTAG
- a CDS encoding histone deacetylase SIR2 (encoded by transcript BESB_059560), whose protein sequence is MSDEDAGGGVYAEGDDMGQTLTYFKKKDTAFVSFEDLADDIRRAKYVVALTGAGASAESGIPTFRDPSDGLWKKYDPAVYATIWGFWRHPEKIWELLHDFMLTNDPQPNRAHVALTDLQKLGYLKAIVTQNVDNLHQDSGSTNVIEYHGSLLSATCTRCKKKLPLCKSMLQDESFMKVLPPKCSCGGIFKPDAILFGEGIPSQAVRDANREVDKCDLLLVVGTSASVSPASDLPYRAMRGGAKVVEVNLETTGLTNRISDKFIRGPASQLSRTVAALNEGRSTVTRSFKQSSI, encoded by the exons ATGTCGGATGAAgacgcgggaggcggcgtgTATGCTGAGGGAGACGACATGGGGCAGACGCTGACTTACTTTAAGAAGAAGGACACGGCGTTTGTCTCTTTCGAGGACCTCGCCGATGACATACGGCGCGCAAA ATATGTCGTGGCGCTCACTGGCGCAGGTGCCtctgcggagagcggcaTCCCTACATTTCGCGATCCTTCTGACGGTTTGTGGAAGAA GTACGACCCTGCGGTGTACGCGACCATTTGGGGCTTCTGGAGACATCCGGAGAAGATTTGGGAGCTTCTGCACGATTTCATGCTGACAAACGACCCCCAGCCCAACCGTGCCCATGTCGCGCTCACAGATCTGCAAAAACTGGGCTACCTGAAAGCCATCGTCACGCAGAACGTTGACAATCTGCACCAAGATTCTGGATCCACAAACGTCATCGAGTACCACGGCAGTCTCCTCTCG GCGACATGCACACGTTGCAAAAAGAAGCTGCCTCTTTGCAAGTCGATGCTCCAGGATGAAAGCTTCATGAAGGTCCTGCCCCCAAAG TGCTCATGCGGAGGCATTTTCAAGCCCGACGCCATTCTGTTTGGAGAAGGCATCCCCAGTCAGGCCGTGCGCGACGCGAATCGAGAGGTTGACAAATGCGATCTTCTTCTCGTTGTGGGCACGAGTGCCTCTGTAAGCCCGGCCTCGGATCTGCCGTACCGCGCCATGCGTGGAGGCGCCAAAGTCGTCGAG GTCAACTTGGAGACAACCGGACTCACAAACCGCATCAGCGACAAGTTTATTCGCGGCCC GGCAAGCCAGTTGAGTCGAACTGTAGCGGCTCTGAACGAAGGTCGAAGCACGGTCACTCGAAGCTTCAAGCAGTCAAGCATCTAG
- a CDS encoding hypothetical protein (encoded by transcript BESB_059550), whose protein sequence is MSILRHDSRPIVDDAEGAYLTFDCCSQGTIVLTWSKKAVPHAFVYFHPRKPVANFKFTTNGGRTQLATNVQKDPRRYYQGICAFLKTVKQFDGELTVIDQNEGPKPVAVVLHIAGTNGVVKCEKGVAYDIGQVDIVGVVPLDSSEFDCKTLTSSLFREKAERVGAALTVA, encoded by the exons ATGTCCATCCTGAGACACGATTCTCGCCCAATCGTGgacgacgccgaaggcgcaTACCTAACGTTCGACTGCTGCTCCCAGGGAACCATTGTGCTGACTTGGTCCAA GAAAGCTGTTCCACATGCGTTCGTTTACTTTCATCCCCGGAAGCCCGTTGCGAACTTCAAGTTTACCACGAACGGGGGTCGCACGCAGCTGGCGACGAACGTGCAGAAGGATCCGCGAAGATATTATCAAGGCATCTGTGCGTTCCTGAAGACAGTCAAG CAATTTGATGGAGAGCTGACTGTCATCGACCAGAATGAGGGGCCGAAGCCAGTCGCCGTAGTCCTTCATATTGCAGGCACCAATGGGGTCGTCAAATGCGAAAAAGGCGTGGCGTATGACATAGGTCAAGTCGATATCGTAGGCGTGGTTCCCCTGGATTCTTCCGAATTTGACTGCAAGACACTGACTTCATCGTTGTTCCGCGAAAAAGCGGAGCGAGTAGGAGCGGCCTTGACAGTGGCGTGA
- a CDS encoding hypothetical protein (encoded by transcript BESB_059580), producing the protein MSFFARLHRHSHRHEEHHAPSDPVGHPGGSATEQHGSGELRRGPASALSSQADKLLKAHSNSGVSSEGGPAVQEGTDASGLPATTVTHSGGGDCGLPKGLGPLSLPHMHPPARSSSHDRESAAEKAHAESEASRTGREAGGSHTMSTRSSEMEAELQGGSKPTPQTPAAHIGTGDETWRCVPPKIDGGGTKLENTSASSDAAVTGRPARRSHSEEGSKSPCRAAGHGWRKGKEQHGHSSAAGELGGTSCGVVSDETGMHGDEQDKKGAGDKADASAGASHHSRWRFGEAHKDHRISLVLHSAVHAMKSLPSTLQREWSMVRKIYRQTGRVGHAHRLARAREGKLHKLVLKHSPNSSKQLRCVMQMKQIIPTPECANALIKHVRRNLENSMREFQHASPALSLRREQLFVPGREFTVRCLQRHPPFTTMSLIGGRLLGGGSEAMVFAAEEVAAREHHDAFIGAQKASVAVPPAEARPRMVALKIFLCEASLIDEPAKAEDEAEAVEWLQMAFWRLAPSCVDVAVSRRLGIATPSWIASVEGMPLVSEGDSHFAILNRVTAMPLMLGDLLAVPPAALNVSQRMYLILRLIQVVANLHGLGVLHNDLKIENLLIGLDGQLYVGDLGTILPNSGQPTRFQRIGTDVYLDPQSAEGFLRENDDFTLVYSPLRDAWATGMICYYIWCGGALPYNLSQVYDGTVSGMEMFKFIANLPRSGLPLFFVCSPEETNPEISEIRHIIESLLALERSSRKTPQDIVHGSFLFSRYRV; encoded by the coding sequence ATGTCGTttttcgctcgcctccaTCGCCACTCCCACCGACACGAAGAACATCACGCTCCGTCTGACCCAGTAGGCCATCCTGGCGGAAGTGCTACAGAGCAGCACGGGTCAGGGGAGCTGCGGAGGGGACCAGCCTCTGCACTAAGTAGCCAAGCTGACAAGCTGTTAAAGGCGCACAGTAATTCTGGTGTCTCCTCTGAGGGAGGCCCAGCGGTACAGGAGGGCACCGACGCATCGGGGCTTCCAGCGACGACCGTGACGCACTCAGGAGGCGGTGACTGCGGTCTCCCAAAGGGGCTCGGCCCCCTCTCGTTGCCTCATATGCATCCTCCGGCAAGGAGCTCTTCCCACGACCGAGAGAGTGCGGCAGAGAAGGCacacgcggagagcgaagctTCGCGGACAGGTCGGGAGGCGGGAGGATCGCACACGATGTCGACGCGGTCCAGTGAGATGGAGGCCGAGCTGCAGGGCGGCAGCAAGCCGACGCCACAAACACCCGCGGCTCACATTGGAACAGGCGACGAAACATGGCGCTGCGTGCCGCCGAAAATCGATGGTGGAGGGACGAAACTCGAGAACACAAGTGCGTCCTCTGATGCGGCCGTGACTGGTCGGCCTGCAAGGCGCAGTCACAGTGAGGAGGGAAGCAAGTCACCCTGTCGTGCAGCTGGTCATGGGTGGAGGAAGGGCAAAGAACAGCATGGCCACAGCTCAGCAGCGGGGGAGTTGGGGGGGACAAGCTGCGGGGTTGTGAGCGACGAGACAGGCATGCACGGTGACGAACAGGACAAAAAGGGCGCAGGAGACAAAGCGGATGCGAGTGCTGGGGCCAGCCATCACTCTCGGTGGCGCTTTGGAGAAGCTCACAAGGACCACCGAATCAGCCTCGTGCTGCACTCCGCAGTGCACGCTATGAAGTCGCTGCCCTCAACGCTTCAGCGTGAGTGGAGCATGGTTCGGAAAATCTACCGGCAAACCGGTCGAGTGGGGCACGCCCACAGATTGGCAAGGGCCCGCGAGGGCAAGCTGCACAAGCTCGTGTTGAAACATTCTCCAAATAGCAGcaagcagctgcgctgcgtcATGCAGATGAAGCAGATCATCCCTACACCTGAGTGTGCCAACGCGCTCATCAAACACGTTCGACGCAACCTGGAGAATAGCATGCGGGAGTTCCAGCATGCATCGCCTGCGCTCAGTCTCCGGCGAGAGCAGCTTTTCGTTCCCGGACGCGAGTTCACTGTACGTTGTTTGCAGCGGCACCCGCCCTTTACCACGATGTCGCTCATTGGTGGGCGCCTCCTTGGGGGTGGGTCGGAAGCAATGGTGTTCGCGGCTGAAGAGGTTGCAGCGCGTGAGCACCACGACGCATTCATCGGTGCGCAGAAGGCGTCAGTTGCGGTGCCGCCGGCCGAGGCGCGGCCCCGCATGGTAGCGCTGAAGATATTTCTTTGCGAGGCGAGCTTGATTGACGAACCTGCcaaagcggaagacgaggcggaggctgtCGAGTGGCTGCAGATGGCGttctggcgcctcgccccctcGTGTGTCGACGTCGCAGTTTCACGTCGCCTCGGCATCGCTACTCCCTCGTGGATAGCATCCGTGGAAGGCATGCCTCTTGTTAGTGAAGGAGACTCTCATTTCGCTATTCTCAACCGAGTAACGGCGATGCCGCTGATGCTGGGCGACTTGCTCGCGGTTCCCCCCGCAGCACTGAACGTGTCTCAACGCATGTATTTGATTTTGCGCCTGATTCAAGTTGTCGCAAATTTACACGGCCTCGGGGTCCTGCACAACGATCTCAAGATTGAAAACTTACTTATTGGGCTTGACGGTCAGTTGTATGTCGGGGATCTGGGCACTATCTTACCCAATTCCGGGCAACCGACAAGATTCCAGAGAATTGGGACAGACGTTTATCTAGACCCGCAAAGCGCGGAGGGTTTTTTAAGGGAAAATGATGACTTCACGTTAGTGTACTCCCCTCTACGCGATGCCTGGGCGACGGGGATGATCTGCTACTACATttggtgcggcggcgcactgCCGTACAACCTCTCTCAGGTCTACGACGGCACAGTGAGTGGTATGGAGATGTTCAAGTTCATCGCCAATCTACCGAGGTCAGGGCTGCCTCTATTTTTCGTGTGCAGCCCCGAAGAGACCAATCCGGAAATCTCTGAAATCCGGCACATCATCGAGTCTTTGCTCGCACTCGAAAGATCCTCCCGGAAAACCCCACAAGACATTGTTCACGGGTCGTTTTTATTCTCCAGGTACCGGGTTTGA
- a CDS encoding hypothetical protein (encoded by transcript BESB_059600), which produces MAAPGGMPARSLRASPRQPVNNSNVARSGLAPQAPTQTLTVSAALRSSASRRQPSPASSIYERRSIPAAKPPGSGAPGQELLRRSMIPQASPSGAPSVSVYQSSCARLPQGAGGQSEGSLSNRSGVVAPFAQSQAPPLASPSPVLMPPAVLSSSFIEGASLEQLKFMRLQLLQEQNSHQQRMAQLNREAAELQETLRGQQATVLALQKKLVDQQRAFQDELAAIRLSAPLAFVAPSPEGSYKPRELAPLGGYLAEPWRPASPHSPAVDLLPHNNPGHFTQGDAARLQQLKEAEAVVCESQTKLEEVRRMLHLAITEDGEEPSAPTAEASTEAMTSAGSTGKPQPSLSPSGRSSAGRLPLSTFADSRVSGGGTDPTPSSASNVSTGSKAGKEIASGSRLSGATPTATSGVPPSIGGVVTGGRVGHSSSTFSSSGCLPHAPAGAPAALNASTNSPETIWPGAEKGAGSGLVTSRSGVSRPLAQSFVIPRIVTTPAGLSLNKSAAKSPPSPAGTAPTPSGVVSSSGGGPSSLRIPSGALLQATPSPLVQSKHAETSLNASKSRLSSAVARSGFLRAPPGAAGGECKSVALPNIKSSGVLKTSTPVAERTKQASADPQKSVLNASATMRRSTVIGQGAPTAASQVQFQKAAPDAEVMQGRFLPKQVFAPPPNLPTAKLMPGEKALMIPVHTSVRLPG; this is translated from the coding sequence ATGGCGGCTCCCGGTGGGATGCCTGCTCGGTCGCTCCGGGCGAGCCCCCGGCAACCGGTCAACAACTCTAACGTAGCCCGCAGTggcctggcgccgcaggcgcctacGCAGACCCTcacagtctccgcggcgctgcgttcgtccgcctcgcgccgccagccttcgccggcgagcagcatctacgagaggcgcagcatcCCCGCCGCCAAGCCtccaggcagcggcgcaccTGGGCaagagctgctgcggcgttccATGATTCCGCAGGCCTCAcccagcggcgcgccttccgtgAGCGTCTACCAGTCCTCGTGCGCCCGCCTTCCCCAGGGCGCTGGCGGACAGAGCGAGGGGAGTCTTTCGAATCGCTCAGGAGTTGTGGCGCCGTTCGCACAGAGTCaggctcctcctctcgcctcgccctctcccgtGTTAATGCCGCCGGCAGTcctgtcgtcttccttcATCGAGGGCGCTTCGCTGGAGCAGCTGAAATTCATGAGGCTTCAGCTTCTTCAGGAGCAGAATTCGCATCAGCAGAGGATGGCCCAGCTGaacagagaggccgccgagctgcAGGAGACGCTGCGAGGCCAACAGGCGACTGTGttggcgctgcagaagaagctggTTGATCAGCAGCGCGCGTTCCAGGATGAGCTTGCCGCGAtacgtctctctgcgccgctggcgttcgtcgcgccctcgcctgaAGGCTCCTACAAAccgcgcgagctcgcgccgctgggaGGGTACCTGGCGGAGCCCTGGAGGCCCGCTTCTCCGCACAGCCCCGCGGTTGACCTGTTGCCCCATAATAATCCAGGACACTTtacgcagggcgacgcggctcgccttcAGCAGCTGAAGGAAGCTGAGGCTGTGGTGTGTGAATCACAGACGAAGCTCGAGGAGGTGCGACGCATGCTGCATCTCGCGATTACGGAGGACGGGGAGGAGCCCAGCGCGCCGACTGCAGAAGCTTCGACGGAGGCGATGACCAGTGCGGGCTCCACCGGGAAGCCTCAACCTAGTTTAAGCCCGTCGGGGCGTTCTTCAGCCGGGAGACTCCCGCTTAGCACTTTCGCGGACTCGCGGGTGTCGGGGGGGGGCACTGACCCAACTCCATCGTCTGCGTCGAATGTCTCGACAGGTTCCAAAGCCGGCAAGGAAATCGCGTCCGGCTCCCGTCTCTCTGGAGCAACTCCGACAGCCACTAGCGGCGTACCGCCCTCCATTGGGGGAGTGGTGACCGGCGGCCGCGTTGGCCATTCCAGTTCaactttttcttcttctgggTGCTTGCCTCATGCGCCAGCGGGTGCTCCAGCGGCACTAAACGCGTCGACGAACAGCCCGGAAACGATTTGGCCGGGGGCGGAGAAGGGTgccggcagcggcctcgTGACGTCCAGAAGCGGTGTGAGTCGTCCTCTGGCGCAGTCGTTTGTTATTCCGAGGATCGTGACAACTCCAGCGGGTCTTTCGCTCAACAAGAGCGCTGCCAAATCGCCGCCATCCCCGGCGGGGACGGCGCCGACTCCCAGTGGCGTTGTGAGTTCCAGCGGTGGAGGCCCATCCAGTCTTCGTATCCCCTCTGGCGCGCTCCTGCAAGccacgccctcgccgctggTGCAGAGCAAgcacgcggagacgagccTCAATGCCTCGAAGTCCCGCCTGAGCTCTGCggtggcgcgcagcggcttctTGAGAGCACCGCCTGGAGCGGCAGGAGGCGAGTGCAAATCTGTGGCGCTGCCGAATATCAAGTCTTCAGGCGTGCTAAAGACCTCGACGCCAGTGGCGGAGCGCACCAAACAGGCAAGCGCAGATCCACAAAAGTCGGTGCTGAACGCCAGCGCGACGATGAGGCGCTCCACGGTGATTGGCCAGGGGGCCCCAACTGCCGCTTCTCAGGTGCAGTTtcagaaggcggcgccggatgCAGAGGTGATGCAAGGCCGGTTTCTGCCGAAGCAAGtgttcgcgcctccgccgaatCTCCCGACAGCAAAGTTGATGCCTGGAGAAAAGGCGCTTATGATCCCCGTACATACAAGTGTAAGACTGCCAGGGtag